Proteins found in one Oncorhynchus mykiss isolate Arlee chromosome 3, USDA_OmykA_1.1, whole genome shotgun sequence genomic segment:
- the LOC110504388 gene encoding serine/arginine repetitive matrix protein 1 isoform X5 — protein MECAMDTRQEFHQQLETDTHAQTCSTLVNSGDEAAESEHTLEETSAKEGSEMLHKKNKKHKKHKGKKKKKKRGKGERETSSESVPESDVEKPLVRTRAGLRSAGLVASDEAAGTKDEATKGLITDKPEVCDAKARKHKRHFGKKKKKRRRKGEEKQEKNSPLHSPSESESMSGSDSESEEKPAGTDVQAVPILSKARQEERVSSLRLTLGQKEGSLKMCQTLDEQSADARGKTEEKAPPADREEQTVSVIKAEDSRSDRCFSHSQELPDIIPKQGGQREETNTGQRSKVNNHAPSRSRSQSLTDTKRARSSVSHSTSSKRSRSSRSRSQSPKQLSGLLVSSRGRSRSFSKSMTPKRKQSKSLKSTGRKSHSLTPKRGRKSPSLSPSRGRKSPSLSPSRERKSPSLSPRRGRKSPSLSPRRGRKSPSLSPSRGRKSPSLSPSRERKSPSLSPRRGRKSPSLSPRRGRKSPSLSPRRGRKSPSLSPRRGRKSPSLSPRRGRKSPSLSPRRGRKSPSLSPRRGRKSPSLSPRRGRKSSPLSPRRGRKSSPLSPRRGRKSPSLSPRRGRKSPSLSPRRGRKSSPLSPRRGRKSSPLSPRRGRKSSPLSPRRGRKSSPLSPRRGRKSSPLSPRRGRKSSPLSPRRGRKSSPLSPRRGRKSSPLSPRRGRKSSPLSPRRGRKSSPLSPRRGRKSSPLSPRRGRKSPKRGRKSSPLSPRRGRKSSPLSPRRGRKLSPSPRRGRRSESRPRGRVRRSRTRTPPPRRGRPSRSRSPVRLTRRSRSKSRRLRHSRSLRRGRRSKSSSPSHRKRSPPRTRRSRSLVRKGKRTRSRSVVILKRNRKGSLSKSPTGKNTKSRSRSCRKSSSPVLKVLSRSPKRSSTKSRSPIRSKPSRSPSPCNRSCTLKSKSLKRNKCSLSKSPKRDISKSRSVLSDRKSESVSPERSRSRSTDLKSLKSVKHTADKTVNDEPPTKPVGEAVATAATGPWKPLPWAAPSSSIIQGKPVAGQADESSSEIPSEDHDSAAEEPKGAKSPTGSSEEEPDEHAISRSVSPETVCADRRYRASSSKSSIKKASSSKQRQSSKSASPARKSHSPAGRKTSTSPSRRCSRSKSTSPSQSKSTSRRRRSKSPSRKRKSVSPPARRKKRSKSRSPVWRRRSRSKSPARRRKSHSKSRTKHSKSRSPARRKRSKSTDRRKRLKSRSPGRRRRSVSRRRRPIMRNRSFDRRDRWKREPSHSPILILRKRRSTSRTRRSASKTPPRLTELDKDQLLEIAKANAAAMCAKAGVPIPESLRPKAILQLPLPNPAPTPLNLPLPLPLPLNMPGMGMPNMNMPNMNMPNMNMPNMNMSNMAMSAAMASMKAATMTAALTNMAQMSNMPQMAPLPTITNKPPPSQAPQTTLPPLNLDHIEEVKRKVTQQANIYSIKELTEKCKMIAASKEEMAIAKPHVSDDEDEDRKPCGKSLS, from the exons ATGGAGTGTGCAATGGACACTCGGCAAG AGTTTCACCAGCAACTGGAAACAGACACCCATGCCCAGACATGCTCAACTTTGGTGAATA GTGGGGACGAGGCAGCAGAGAGTGAACACACTCTAGAGGAAACGTCTGCAAAAGAAGGAAGTGAGATGCTGCACAAGAAGAACAAGAAGCACAAAAAACACAAgggcaaaaagaagaagaagaaacgtGGCAAGGGAGAGCGGGAGACCAGCTCGGAGTCGGTCCCAGAGTCCGACGTAGAGAAGCCACTAGTCAGAACCAGAGCAGG tTTGAGGAGTGCTGGCCTTGTGGCTTCTGATGAAGCAGCAGGCACAAAAGATGAGGCAACAAAGGGCTTGATCACAG ATAAACCTGAAGTATGTGATGCTAAAGCCAGAAAACACAAAAGACATTTTGGGAAAAAGAagaaaaagaggaggagaaaaggggaaGAGAAACAGGAGAAGAACTCACCTTTACACTCCCCATCAGAGAGCGAATCTATGTCAGGGTCAGATTCTGAGTCTGAGGAGAAGCCAGCTGGCACGGATGTGCAAGCAGTTCCCATCCTGTCTAAGGCCAGACAAGAGGAAAGGGTGTCCTCCCTACGCCTAACTCTCGGCCAAAAAGAGGGATCTCTGAAAATGTGTCAAACCTTGGATGAGCAGTCTGCGGATGCACGAGGAAAGACAGAAGAGAAGGCGCCCCCTGCTGACAGGGAGGAACAGACCGTCTCCGTCATAAAGGCAGAAGATTCACGGAGCGACAGGTGCTTCAGTCACTCCCAGGAGCTTCCGGACATCATCCCCAAGCAAGGCggccagagagaggagacaaacaCAGGGCAGAGGTCAAAGGTGAATAACCATGCTCCCTCACGGTCAAGGTCACAGTCACTGACGGACACTAAAAGAGCCAGATCGAGTGTTAGTCATTCGACAAGCTCCAAGCGGTCCAGATCAAGCCGCAGTCGTTCACAAAGCCCCAAGCAATTGTCTGGTCTGCTTGTGTCTAGCAGGGGCAGGTCTCGATCCTTCTCAAAGAGCATGACTCCCAAGAGGAAGCAGTCCAAGTCCCTTAAAAGTACAGGACGTAAGTCCCATTCTCTGACTCCTAAGAGAGGACGCaagtccccctctctgtcccccagcAGAGGACGCAAGTCCCCTTCTCTGTCCCCCAGCAGAGAACGCAAGTCCCCTTCTCTGTCCCCCAGGAGAGGACGCAAGTCCCCTTCTCTGTCCCCCAGGAGAGGACGCAAGTCCCCTTCTCTGTCCCCCAGCAGAGGACGCAAGTCCCCTTCTCTGTCCCCCAGCAGAGAACGCAAGTCCCCTTCTCTGTCCCCCAGGAGAGGACGCAAGTCCCCTTCTCTGTCCCCCAGGAGAGGACGCAAGTCCCCTTCTCTGTCCCCCAGGAGAGGACGCAAGTCCCCTTCTCTGTCCCCCAGGAGAGGACGCAAGTCCCCTTCTCTGTCCCCCAGGAGAGGACGCAAGTCCCCTTCTCTGTCCCCCAGGAGAGGACGCAAGTCCCCTTCTCTGTCCCCCAGGAGAGGACGCAAGTCCCCTTCTCTGTCCCCCAGGAGAGGACGCAAGTCGTCTCCTCTGTCCCCCAGGAGAGGACGCAAGTCGTCTCCTCTGTCCCCCAGGAGAGGACGCAAGTCCCCTTCTCTGTCCCCCAGGAGAGGACGCAAGTCCCCTTCTCTGTCCCCCAGGAGAGGACGCAAGTCGTCTCCTCTGTCCCCCAGGAGAGGACGCAAGTCGTCTCCTCTGTCCCCCAGGAGAGGACGCAAGTCGTCTCCTCTGTCCCCCAGGAGAGGACGCAAGTCGTCTCCTCTGTCCCCCAGGAGAGGACGCAAgtcgtctcctctgtctcccaggAGAGGACGCAAGTCGTCTCCTCTGTCCCCCAGGAGAGGACGCAAGTCGTCTCCTCTGTCCCCCAGGAGAGGACGCAAGTCGTCTCCTCTGTCCCCCAGGAGGGGACGCAAGTCGTCTCCTCTGTCACCCAGGAGGGGACGCAAGTCGTCTCCTCTGTCCCCCAGGAGGGGACGCAAGTCGTCTCCTCTGTCCCCCAGGAGAGGACGCAAGTCCCCCAAGAGAGGACGCAAGTCGTCTCCTCTGTCCCCCAGGAGGGGACGCAAGTCGTCTCCTCTGTCCCCCAGGAGGGGACGCAAACTGTCTCCGTCTCCAAGACGAGGGCGGCGGTCTGAGTCCAGGCCTCGTGGTCGTGTCAGGAGGTCGAGGACCAGAACCCCTCCCCCTCGTCGTGGTAGACCCTCGAGGTCCCGCTCGCCTGTGAGGCTGACTCGCCGCTCACGTTCCAAATCTAGACGGCTCCGTCATTCCCGGTCCCTGAGAAGAGGCCGGCGCTCCAAAAGCAGCTCCCCGTCTCACAGGAAGAGGTCCCCCCCCAGGACACGACGGTCCCGGTCTCTGGTCAGGAAAGGCAAGCGTACTCGGTCCCGCTCTGTCGTGATCCTGAAGAGGAACAGGAAAGGCTCACTGTCCAAATCCCCAACAGGCAAGAACACCAAGTCCCGCTCCAGGAGCTGCAGGAAATCCAGTTCACCAGTACTGAAAGTACTTTCTAGATCACCAAAGCGGAGCAGTACAAAGTCCAGATCCCCAATACGCAGTAAACCATCAAGATCACCATCCCCATGTAACAGGTCTTGTACTCTTAAATCCAAATCGCTGAAAAGAAACAAGTGTTCACTGTCAAAATCGCCCAAAAGAGACATATCGAAATCTAGGTCTGTCTTAAGCGATAGGAAATCTGAGAGCGTATCCCCAGAACGCTCAAGATCCAGGTCTACTGACCTGAAGTCTCTGAAATCAGTCAAACATACTGCAGACAAGACTGTGAATGATGAACCACCTACCAAGCCTGTTGGGGAGGCTGTAGCAACAGCTGcaacagggccctggaagccccTCCCTTGGGCTGCACCCTCCAGTTCTATCATACAGGGCAAGCCAGTGGCTGGGCAGGCTGACGAGAGCAGCTCTGAGATTCCATCTGAAGACCACGACTCCGCAGCAGAAGAGCCAAAGGGAGCAAAAAGCCCAACAGGCTCCTCTGAAGAAGAGCCAGATGAGCATGCTATCTCCAGGTCTGTGTCACCAGAGACCGTTTGTGCTGATCGTCGCTACAGGGCATCATCTTCTAAATCCTCCATCAAGAAGGCATCATCCTCGAAACAACGTCAGTCCTCAAAATCAGCATCACCTGCCAGGAAGTCCCACTCACCTGCCGGCAGAAAGACGTCCACCTCTCCCTCACGGAGGTGCTCCCGGTCTaagtctacctctccctctcagtcCAAGTCTACCTCCAGAAGGAGGCGTTCCAAGTCCCCATCCAGGAAAAGGAAGTCTGTCTCCCCGCCTGCCAGACGGAAGAAGAGGTCCAAGTCCAGAAGTCCTGTCTGGCGCAGGAGATCACGCTCTAAGTCACCGGCACGGCGCAGGAAGTCACATTCCAAGTCCAGGACCAAGCACTCAAAGTCCCGCTCCCCGGCCAGAAGGAAGAGGTCCAAATCCACAGACAGGCGCAAACGCCTCAAGTCTCGTTCTCCAGGCCGGAGGAGAAGGTCCGTGTCGCGACGGCGCCGGCCCATCATGCGAAATCGCTCATTTGACCGCCGCGACCGATGGAAACGGGAACCAAGCCATTCACCCATCCTCATCCTCCGCAAGCGCCGGTCCACATCTCGAACCCGCCGCAGTGCAAGCAAGACCCCTCCTCGTCTCACTGAGCTGG ACAAAGACCAGCTACTGGAGATAGCGAAGGCCAATGCAGCAGCCATGTGTGCTAAAGCAGGTGTGCCCATTCCAGAGAGTCTGAGACCCAAGGCCATCCTCCAGCTTCCCCTGCCCAACCCAgccccaacccctctgaatctgcCTCTTCCCCTGCCCTTGCCTCTCAACATGCCCGGCATGGGAATGCCCAACATGAACATGCCCAACATGAACATGCCCAACATGAACATGCCCAACATGAACATGTCCAATATGGCCATGAGTGCTGCCATGGCCAGTATGAAAGCTGCCACCATGACTGCAGCCCTCACCAACATGGCTCAGATGTCAAACATGCCCCAGATGGCTCCCCTCCCAACCATCACCAACAAGCCCCCTCCTAGCCAGGCTCCCCAAACAACTCTTCCCCCCCTCAACCTGGACCACATAGAGGAGGTGAAGAGGAAGGTGACTCAGCAGGCCAACATCTACAGCATCAAGGAGCTCACTGAG AAATGTAAGATGATAGCAGCAAGTAAAGAGGAGATGGCCATAGCGAAACCGCATGTGTCTGATGACGAGGATGAGGACAGAAAGCCCTGTGGCAAGAGCTTAAGT TAA
- the LOC110504388 gene encoding serine/arginine repetitive matrix protein 1 isoform X6 — protein sequence MLHKKNKKHKKHKGKKKKKKRGKGERETSSESVPESDVEKPLVRTRAGLRRQPEQGIWLTPGRQRSSKTNAITFHPAHTPPTRATWANLRSAGLVASDEAAGTKDEATKGLITADKPEVCDAKARKHKRHFGKKKKKRRRKGEEKQEKNSPLHSPSESESMSGSDSESEEKPAGTDVQAVPILSKARQEERVSSLRLTLGQKEGSLKMCQTLDEQSADARGKTEEKAPPADREEQTVSVIKAEDSRSDRCFSHSQELPDIIPKQGGQREETNTGQRSKVNNHAPSRSRSQSLTDTKRARSSVSHSTSSKRSRSSRSRSQSPKQLSGLLVSSRGRSRSFSKSMTPKRKQSKSLKSTGRKSHSLTPKRGRKSPSLSPSRGRKSPSLSPSRERKSPSLSPRRGRKSPSLSPRRGRKSPSLSPSRGRKSPSLSPSRERKSPSLSPRRGRKSPSLSPRRGRKSPSLSPRRGRKSPSLSPRRGRKSPSLSPRRGRKSPSLSPRRGRKSPSLSPRRGRKSPSLSPRRGRKSSPLSPRRGRKSSPLSPRRGRKSPSLSPRRGRKSPSLSPRRGRKSSPLSPRRGRKSSPLSPRRGRKSSPLSPRRGRKSSPLSPRRGRKSSPLSPRRGRKSSPLSPRRGRKSSPLSPRRGRKSSPLSPRRGRKSSPLSPRRGRKSSPLSPRRGRKSSPLSPRRGRKSPKRGRKSSPLSPRRGRKSSPLSPRRGRKLSPSPRRGRRSESRPRGRVRRSRTRTPPPRRGRPSRSRSPVRLTRRSRSKSRRLRHSRSLRRGRRSKSSSPSHRKRSPPRTRRSRSLVRKGKRTRSRSVVILKRNRKGSLSKSPTGKNTKSRSRSCRKSSSPVLKVLSRSPKRSSTKSRSPIRSKPSRSPSPCNRSCTLKSKSLKRNKCSLSKSPKRDISKSRSVLSDRKSESVSPERSRSRSTDLKSLKSVKHTADKTVNDEPPTKPVGEAVATAATGPWKPLPWAAPSSSIIQGKPVAGQADESSSEIPSEDHDSAAEEPKGAKSPTGSSEEEPDEHAISRSVSPETVCADRRYRASSSKSSIKKASSSKQRQSSKSASPARKSHSPAGRKTSTSPSRRCSRSKSTSPSQSKSTSRRRRSKSPSRKRKSVSPPARRKKRSKSRSPVWRRRSRSKSPARRRKSHSKSRTKHSKSRSPARRKRSKSTDRRKRLKSRSPGRRRRSVSRRRRPIMRNRSFDRRDRWKREPSHSPILILRKRRSTSRTRRSASKTPPRLTELDKDQLLEIAKANAAAMCAKAGVPIPESLRPKAILQLPLPNPAPTPLNLPLPLPLPLNMPGMGMPNMNMPNMNMPNMNMPNMNMSNMAMSAAMASMKAATMTAALTNMAQMSNMPQMAPLPTITNKPPPSQAPQTTLPPLNLDHIEEVKRKVTQQANIYSIKELTEKCKMIAASKEEMAIAKPHVSDDEDEDRKPCGKSLS from the exons ATGCTGCACAAGAAGAACAAGAAGCACAAAAAACACAAgggcaaaaagaagaagaagaaacgtGGCAAGGGAGAGCGGGAGACCAGCTCGGAGTCGGTCCCAGAGTCCGACGTAGAGAAGCCACTAGTCAGAACCAGAGCAGG ACTTCGCCGTCAGCCAGAGCAGGGCATCTGGCTCACACCCGGAAGGCAGCGCAGTTCCAAAACGAATGCAATTACTTTTCACCCTGCGCATACTCCTCCCACCAGAGCAACATGGGCCAA tTTGAGGAGTGCTGGCCTTGTGGCTTCTGATGAAGCAGCAGGCACAAAAGATGAGGCAACAAAGGGCTTGATCACAG CAGATAAACCTGAAGTATGTGATGCTAAAGCCAGAAAACACAAAAGACATTTTGGGAAAAAGAagaaaaagaggaggagaaaaggggaaGAGAAACAGGAGAAGAACTCACCTTTACACTCCCCATCAGAGAGCGAATCTATGTCAGGGTCAGATTCTGAGTCTGAGGAGAAGCCAGCTGGCACGGATGTGCAAGCAGTTCCCATCCTGTCTAAGGCCAGACAAGAGGAAAGGGTGTCCTCCCTACGCCTAACTCTCGGCCAAAAAGAGGGATCTCTGAAAATGTGTCAAACCTTGGATGAGCAGTCTGCGGATGCACGAGGAAAGACAGAAGAGAAGGCGCCCCCTGCTGACAGGGAGGAACAGACCGTCTCCGTCATAAAGGCAGAAGATTCACGGAGCGACAGGTGCTTCAGTCACTCCCAGGAGCTTCCGGACATCATCCCCAAGCAAGGCggccagagagaggagacaaacaCAGGGCAGAGGTCAAAGGTGAATAACCATGCTCCCTCACGGTCAAGGTCACAGTCACTGACGGACACTAAAAGAGCCAGATCGAGTGTTAGTCATTCGACAAGCTCCAAGCGGTCCAGATCAAGCCGCAGTCGTTCACAAAGCCCCAAGCAATTGTCTGGTCTGCTTGTGTCTAGCAGGGGCAGGTCTCGATCCTTCTCAAAGAGCATGACTCCCAAGAGGAAGCAGTCCAAGTCCCTTAAAAGTACAGGACGTAAGTCCCATTCTCTGACTCCTAAGAGAGGACGCaagtccccctctctgtcccccagcAGAGGACGCAAGTCCCCTTCTCTGTCCCCCAGCAGAGAACGCAAGTCCCCTTCTCTGTCCCCCAGGAGAGGACGCAAGTCCCCTTCTCTGTCCCCCAGGAGAGGACGCAAGTCCCCTTCTCTGTCCCCCAGCAGAGGACGCAAGTCCCCTTCTCTGTCCCCCAGCAGAGAACGCAAGTCCCCTTCTCTGTCCCCCAGGAGAGGACGCAAGTCCCCTTCTCTGTCCCCCAGGAGAGGACGCAAGTCCCCTTCTCTGTCCCCCAGGAGAGGACGCAAGTCCCCTTCTCTGTCCCCCAGGAGAGGACGCAAGTCCCCTTCTCTGTCCCCCAGGAGAGGACGCAAGTCCCCTTCTCTGTCCCCCAGGAGAGGACGCAAGTCCCCTTCTCTGTCCCCCAGGAGAGGACGCAAGTCCCCTTCTCTGTCCCCCAGGAGAGGACGCAAGTCGTCTCCTCTGTCCCCCAGGAGAGGACGCAAGTCGTCTCCTCTGTCCCCCAGGAGAGGACGCAAGTCCCCTTCTCTGTCCCCCAGGAGAGGACGCAAGTCCCCTTCTCTGTCCCCCAGGAGAGGACGCAAGTCGTCTCCTCTGTCCCCCAGGAGAGGACGCAAGTCGTCTCCTCTGTCCCCCAGGAGAGGACGCAAGTCGTCTCCTCTGTCCCCCAGGAGAGGACGCAAGTCGTCTCCTCTGTCCCCCAGGAGAGGACGCAAgtcgtctcctctgtctcccaggAGAGGACGCAAGTCGTCTCCTCTGTCCCCCAGGAGAGGACGCAAGTCGTCTCCTCTGTCCCCCAGGAGAGGACGCAAGTCGTCTCCTCTGTCCCCCAGGAGGGGACGCAAGTCGTCTCCTCTGTCACCCAGGAGGGGACGCAAGTCGTCTCCTCTGTCCCCCAGGAGGGGACGCAAGTCGTCTCCTCTGTCCCCCAGGAGAGGACGCAAGTCCCCCAAGAGAGGACGCAAGTCGTCTCCTCTGTCCCCCAGGAGGGGACGCAAGTCGTCTCCTCTGTCCCCCAGGAGGGGACGCAAACTGTCTCCGTCTCCAAGACGAGGGCGGCGGTCTGAGTCCAGGCCTCGTGGTCGTGTCAGGAGGTCGAGGACCAGAACCCCTCCCCCTCGTCGTGGTAGACCCTCGAGGTCCCGCTCGCCTGTGAGGCTGACTCGCCGCTCACGTTCCAAATCTAGACGGCTCCGTCATTCCCGGTCCCTGAGAAGAGGCCGGCGCTCCAAAAGCAGCTCCCCGTCTCACAGGAAGAGGTCCCCCCCCAGGACACGACGGTCCCGGTCTCTGGTCAGGAAAGGCAAGCGTACTCGGTCCCGCTCTGTCGTGATCCTGAAGAGGAACAGGAAAGGCTCACTGTCCAAATCCCCAACAGGCAAGAACACCAAGTCCCGCTCCAGGAGCTGCAGGAAATCCAGTTCACCAGTACTGAAAGTACTTTCTAGATCACCAAAGCGGAGCAGTACAAAGTCCAGATCCCCAATACGCAGTAAACCATCAAGATCACCATCCCCATGTAACAGGTCTTGTACTCTTAAATCCAAATCGCTGAAAAGAAACAAGTGTTCACTGTCAAAATCGCCCAAAAGAGACATATCGAAATCTAGGTCTGTCTTAAGCGATAGGAAATCTGAGAGCGTATCCCCAGAACGCTCAAGATCCAGGTCTACTGACCTGAAGTCTCTGAAATCAGTCAAACATACTGCAGACAAGACTGTGAATGATGAACCACCTACCAAGCCTGTTGGGGAGGCTGTAGCAACAGCTGcaacagggccctggaagccccTCCCTTGGGCTGCACCCTCCAGTTCTATCATACAGGGCAAGCCAGTGGCTGGGCAGGCTGACGAGAGCAGCTCTGAGATTCCATCTGAAGACCACGACTCCGCAGCAGAAGAGCCAAAGGGAGCAAAAAGCCCAACAGGCTCCTCTGAAGAAGAGCCAGATGAGCATGCTATCTCCAGGTCTGTGTCACCAGAGACCGTTTGTGCTGATCGTCGCTACAGGGCATCATCTTCTAAATCCTCCATCAAGAAGGCATCATCCTCGAAACAACGTCAGTCCTCAAAATCAGCATCACCTGCCAGGAAGTCCCACTCACCTGCCGGCAGAAAGACGTCCACCTCTCCCTCACGGAGGTGCTCCCGGTCTaagtctacctctccctctcagtcCAAGTCTACCTCCAGAAGGAGGCGTTCCAAGTCCCCATCCAGGAAAAGGAAGTCTGTCTCCCCGCCTGCCAGACGGAAGAAGAGGTCCAAGTCCAGAAGTCCTGTCTGGCGCAGGAGATCACGCTCTAAGTCACCGGCACGGCGCAGGAAGTCACATTCCAAGTCCAGGACCAAGCACTCAAAGTCCCGCTCCCCGGCCAGAAGGAAGAGGTCCAAATCCACAGACAGGCGCAAACGCCTCAAGTCTCGTTCTCCAGGCCGGAGGAGAAGGTCCGTGTCGCGACGGCGCCGGCCCATCATGCGAAATCGCTCATTTGACCGCCGCGACCGATGGAAACGGGAACCAAGCCATTCACCCATCCTCATCCTCCGCAAGCGCCGGTCCACATCTCGAACCCGCCGCAGTGCAAGCAAGACCCCTCCTCGTCTCACTGAGCTGG ACAAAGACCAGCTACTGGAGATAGCGAAGGCCAATGCAGCAGCCATGTGTGCTAAAGCAGGTGTGCCCATTCCAGAGAGTCTGAGACCCAAGGCCATCCTCCAGCTTCCCCTGCCCAACCCAgccccaacccctctgaatctgcCTCTTCCCCTGCCCTTGCCTCTCAACATGCCCGGCATGGGAATGCCCAACATGAACATGCCCAACATGAACATGCCCAACATGAACATGCCCAACATGAACATGTCCAATATGGCCATGAGTGCTGCCATGGCCAGTATGAAAGCTGCCACCATGACTGCAGCCCTCACCAACATGGCTCAGATGTCAAACATGCCCCAGATGGCTCCCCTCCCAACCATCACCAACAAGCCCCCTCCTAGCCAGGCTCCCCAAACAACTCTTCCCCCCCTCAACCTGGACCACATAGAGGAGGTGAAGAGGAAGGTGACTCAGCAGGCCAACATCTACAGCATCAAGGAGCTCACTGAG AAATGTAAGATGATAGCAGCAAGTAAAGAGGAGATGGCCATAGCGAAACCGCATGTGTCTGATGACGAGGATGAGGACAGAAAGCCCTGTGGCAAGAGCTTAAGT TAA